One Microcebus murinus isolate Inina chromosome 10, M.murinus_Inina_mat1.0, whole genome shotgun sequence DNA segment encodes these proteins:
- the FGF23 gene encoding fibroblast growth factor 23, translating into MLGACLRLWVCALCSVCGVSVVRAYPNASPLLASSWGGLIHLYTATARNSYHLQIHKDGHVDGTPHQTIYSALMIRSEDAGFVVITGVMSRRYLCMDFRGNIFGSHVFSAESCRFRQRTLENGFDVYQSPQHHFLVSLGRAKRAFLPGANPPPFSQFLPRRNELPLLLFHTARPRRHTRSAEDEEPDPLSVLKPRPRVTPAPASCSQELPSAEDDSAAARDPLGVLRGDRVNARAAGAGPRRCRPFPRYI; encoded by the exons ATGCTGGGGGCCTGCCTCAGGCTCTGGGTCTGTGCCCTGTGCAGTGTCTGCGGCGTGAGCGTCGTCAGAGCCTATCCCAACGCCTCCCCGCTGCTCGCCTCCAGCTGGGGTGGCCTGATCCACCTGTACACGGCCACGGCCAGGAACAGCTACCACCTGCAGATCCACAAGGACGGCCATGTGGACGGCACACCCCACCAGACCATCTACA GTGCCTTGATGATCAGGTCAGAGGATGCTGGCTTTGTGGTGATCACAGGTGTGATGAGCAGAAGATACCTCTGCATGGATTTCAGAGGCAACATTTTTGGATCA CATGTCTTCAGCGCGGAGAGCTGCAGGTTCAGACAGCGGACGCTGGAGAACGGCTTCGACGTGTACCAGTCGCCTCAGCACCACTTCCTGGTCAGCCTGGGCCGCGCCAAGCGGGCCTTCCTGCCGGGCGCGAACCCGCCGCCCTTCTCCCAGTTCCTGCCGCGGCGGAACGAGCTCCCGCTGCTGCTCTTCCACACGGCGCGGCCGCGGCGCCACACGCGCAGCGCCGAGGACGAGGAGCCCGACCCCCTCAGCGTGCTGAAGCCGCGGCCCCGCGTCACGCCGGCGCCCGCCTCCTGCTCGCAGGAGCTCCCGAGCGCCGAGGACGACAGCGCGGCGGCCCGCGACCCTCTGGGCGTGCTCCGCGGCGACAGGGTGAACGCACGCGCCGCGGGCGCCGGCCCCCGAAGGTGCCGCCCCTTCCCCAGGTACATTTAG